From a single Candoia aspera isolate rCanAsp1 chromosome 2, rCanAsp1.hap2, whole genome shotgun sequence genomic region:
- the SPRYD4 gene encoding SPRY domain-containing protein 4 has product MNSKMAAPILRGVRGQGWGLCSVGYRLMGQVFRREISFKLDEKTAHSSLDLFKKDTGVLYRMLGIDPTRVPQNPERFRDWAVVLGDTTISRGCHYWEVTVKRSQQFRIGVADVDISREVCIGMDDLSWVFTYGNRCWNAMFANETTPITNIGQPERVGLFLDYDHKRFSLVDIQQHTFIHNMSPEFQGPVVPAFALWDGELLTHSGLDVPEKLNQS; this is encoded by the exons ATGAATTCCAAGATGGCGGCGCCCATCCTGAGAGGCGTGAGAGGTCAGGGCTGGGGCTTGTGCAGCGTTGGATACCGCCTGATGGGCCAGGTGTTCCGGAGAG AGATCAGTTTCAAATTAGATGAGAAAACAGCCCACAGCAGCTTGGATTTGTTCAAAAAGGACACTGGTGTCCTCTATCGCATGTTGGGGATTGACCCCACCAGAGTTCCTCAAAACCCTGAACGCTTCAGAGACTGGGCTGTAGTTTTGGGTGACACCACCATCTCCAGGGGCTGCCATTACTGGGAAGTGACTGTGAAACGATCACAACAGTTCCGCATTGGGGTGGCAGATGTGGACATCTCCCGGGAAGTCTGCATTGGAATGGATGACCTCTCCTGGGTCTTTACCTATGGTAATCGCTGCTGGAATGCCATGTTTGCTAATGAAACCACTCCAATCACTAACATTGGCCAACCAGAAAGAGTGGGCCTATTCTTGGACTATGATCACAAAAGATTCAGCTTGGTAGATATACAACAACATACATTCATCCACAATATGTCTCCGGAGTTCCAAGGTCCAGTGGTGCCTGCCTTTGCCCTCTGGGATGGTGAACTGCTAACCCACTCAGGCCTGGATGTACCAGAGAAGCTCAACCAAAGTTGA